In a genomic window of Sphingomonas lutea:
- a CDS encoding GNAT family N-acetyltransferase → MTDASRSAPTLETERLVLRAWRRDDREPYFAILQEPAVFRHFGPDPMGMEESWRRVNAAAGSWLLNGFGGWAVERRSDGKLVGMLAMFTGWRDLDPEFGHDPEMGWIFATEAHGQGLAGEACRAALHWAEANLPPSPIWAIIAPANAPSIKLAEKLGFEHIHETRYKDDPILVLKRPAWA, encoded by the coding sequence ATGACGGACGCTAGTCGCTCGGCTCCGACGCTGGAGACCGAGCGATTGGTCCTGCGCGCCTGGCGCCGGGACGACCGCGAACCCTATTTCGCTATCCTCCAGGAACCCGCGGTGTTCCGCCACTTCGGGCCGGATCCGATGGGGATGGAGGAGAGCTGGCGGCGCGTGAACGCGGCGGCGGGAAGCTGGCTGCTTAACGGCTTCGGCGGCTGGGCGGTCGAACGGCGAAGCGACGGCAAGCTGGTCGGCATGCTCGCCATGTTTACCGGCTGGCGCGACCTTGACCCCGAATTCGGCCACGATCCTGAGATGGGGTGGATCTTCGCCACCGAGGCGCACGGCCAAGGGCTTGCGGGGGAAGCATGCCGCGCGGCGCTGCACTGGGCCGAGGCGAACCTGCCGCCGAGCCCGATCTGGGCGATCATCGCCCCCGCCAATGCACCGTCGATCAAGCTCGCCGAGAAGCTCGGCTTCGAGCACATCCATGAGACGCGGTACAAGGACGACCCGATCCTGGTCTTG
- the rpmE gene encoding 50S ribosomal protein L31, giving the protein MKSGIHPEYHTINVEMTDGTKFQTRSTWGKEGDTLHLDIDPTSHPAWTGGNQKLLDTGGQVARFNKRFGGLTLGKK; this is encoded by the coding sequence ATGAAGTCCGGTATCCACCCCGAATATCACACGATCAACGTCGAGATGACCGACGGGACCAAGTTCCAGACGCGCTCGACCTGGGGCAAAGAGGGCGACACGCTGCACCTCGACATCGATCCCACCTCGCACCCGGCGTGGACCGGCGGCAACCAGAAGCTGCTTGACACCGGCGGCCAGGTTGCGCGCTTCAACAAGCGCTTCGGCGGTCTTACCCTCGGCAAGAAGTAA
- a CDS encoding DUF6580 family putative transport protein, giving the protein MTTNHARLLVLLAAIVAAAALRLVPHPPNFTPIGAMALFSGAYLGRKGAIALAAPLGALLLSDLILGFYAGMATVYFSTALVVLIGWLALQRRSLFRVAGAALASSIVFFVLTNFGMWLSSGYYPMTLAGLQACYVAAIPFFQNSVAGDLFFSGVLFGGFALLERQVPALRPTTA; this is encoded by the coding sequence ATGACGACCAATCACGCCCGCCTGCTGGTGCTGCTCGCCGCGATCGTCGCAGCGGCCGCATTGCGCCTTGTCCCGCATCCGCCCAATTTCACGCCGATCGGCGCGATGGCCTTGTTCAGCGGCGCCTATCTGGGGCGGAAGGGCGCGATCGCATTGGCCGCGCCGCTCGGCGCCTTGCTGCTCAGCGACCTCATCCTTGGTTTCTATGCGGGGATGGCGACGGTCTATTTCAGCACGGCTTTGGTGGTGCTGATCGGGTGGCTCGCGCTGCAGCGCCGTTCGCTGTTCCGGGTGGCGGGCGCGGCCCTGGCAAGCTCGATCGTGTTCTTCGTCCTGACCAATTTCGGCATGTGGCTGTCGAGCGGATACTATCCCATGACGCTGGCTGGGCTGCAGGCCTGCTATGTCGCGGCGATCCCGTTCTTCCAGAACAGCGTTGCCGGCGACCTGTTCTTTTCAGGCGTCCTGTTCGGCGGTTTCGCTCTGCTCGAACGACAAGTGCCGGCACTTCGGCCGACGACCGCCTGA